In Anabaena sphaerica FACHB-251, a genomic segment contains:
- the kaiC gene encoding circadian clock protein KaiC — protein MSDQEKQEQQKPQIGGVEKIRTMIEGFDDISHGGLPVGRTTLVSGTSGTGKTLLSLQFLYNGITYFDEPGVFVTFEESPSDIIKNAHIFGWNLQKLIDEGKLFILDASPDPEGQDIVGNFDLSALIERLQYAIRKYKAHRVSIDSITAVFQQYEAVGVVRREIFRLVARLKQLYVTTIITTERGEEYGPVASFGVEEFVSDNVVIVRNVLEGERRRRTIEILKLRGTTHMKGEYPFTITNAGVNIFPLGAMRLTQRSSNVRVSSGVKTLDEMCGGGFFKDSIILATGATGTGKTLLVSKFIQDGCVSGERAILFAYEESRAQLSRNAYSWGIDFEELEHQGLLKIICTYPESTGLEDHLQIIKSEIADFKPARIAIDSLSALARGVSNNAFRQFVIGVTGYAKQEEITGFFTNTSDQFMGSHSITDSHISTITDTILMLQYVEIHGEMSRAINVFKMRGSWHDKGIREYNITADGPNIKDSFRNYERIVSGAPTRVSIDEKAELSRIVKRFEDK, from the coding sequence ATGAGTGACCAAGAGAAACAAGAACAACAAAAGCCCCAAATTGGTGGTGTAGAGAAAATTCGCACAATGATTGAGGGTTTTGACGATATTAGTCATGGCGGTTTACCAGTTGGGAGAACAACCTTAGTCAGCGGCACTTCTGGTACAGGTAAAACCTTATTATCCCTGCAATTTCTCTATAATGGCATCACCTATTTTGATGAACCAGGAGTATTTGTTACCTTCGAGGAATCACCCAGCGACATTATTAAAAACGCCCATATTTTCGGCTGGAATTTACAAAAACTAATTGACGAGGGAAAACTGTTTATTCTCGACGCTTCCCCCGATCCTGAAGGGCAAGATATCGTCGGTAATTTTGATCTCTCAGCCTTAATTGAACGCTTACAATATGCGATCCGCAAATACAAAGCTCATCGGGTTTCCATAGATTCGATTACAGCAGTATTTCAGCAATATGAAGCCGTAGGAGTAGTGCGGCGAGAAATATTTCGCCTAGTAGCACGTCTTAAACAATTATATGTCACGACTATAATTACAACAGAACGTGGAGAAGAATATGGGCCTGTAGCTTCTTTTGGGGTAGAAGAATTTGTTTCTGACAATGTGGTAATTGTTCGCAACGTTTTAGAAGGAGAACGCCGCCGCCGCACCATCGAAATTCTCAAATTGCGCGGTACAACCCACATGAAAGGTGAATATCCATTTACAATTACCAATGCAGGAGTCAACATCTTCCCCTTGGGCGCAATGCGTTTAACCCAGCGGTCTTCAAATGTGCGCGTATCTTCAGGAGTCAAGACTCTAGATGAAATGTGTGGAGGTGGTTTCTTTAAAGACTCGATTATTTTAGCCACAGGAGCCACAGGTACGGGTAAAACTCTCTTGGTCAGCAAGTTTATTCAAGATGGCTGTGTCAGCGGTGAGAGAGCAATATTATTTGCTTATGAAGAATCCCGCGCTCAACTGTCTCGTAACGCCTATTCTTGGGGAATTGACTTTGAGGAATTAGAACACCAAGGTTTATTAAAAATAATTTGTACCTATCCCGAATCAACTGGTTTAGAAGATCACTTACAAATTATTAAATCAGAAATTGCTGATTTTAAACCAGCCCGGATTGCTATTGACTCCCTTTCAGCACTGGCTAGAGGCGTAAGCAATAATGCTTTTCGCCAGTTTGTCATTGGTGTCACAGGCTATGCTAAACAAGAAGAAATCACAGGCTTCTTTACCAATACAAGTGACCAATTTATGGGTTCACATTCAATTACGGATTCTCATATTTCCACGATTACTGATACTATTCTTATGTTGCAGTACGTAGAAATTCATGGAGAAATGTCACGGGCAATCAATGTATTTAAAATGCGGGGGTCGTGGCACGATAAGGGGATTCGCGAGTACAATATTACGGCTGACGGACCTAATATTAAAGATTCCTTCCGTAATTACGAGAGAATTGTCAGTGGAGCGCCTACCCGCGTTAGCATAGACGAAAAGGCGGAACTTTCTCGCATTGTCAAACGTTTTGAAGACAAATAG
- the kaiB gene encoding circadian clock protein KaiB, with amino-acid sequence MNKARKTYVLKLYVAGNTPNSVRALSTLKNILEQEFEGVYALKVIDVLKNPQLAEEDKILATPTLSKILPPPVRKIIGDLSDRERVLIGLDLLYEELSEEDWEQ; translated from the coding sequence ATGAATAAAGCCAGAAAAACCTATGTTCTCAAGCTTTATGTAGCAGGGAACACACCCAACTCCGTGCGAGCATTAAGCACACTCAAAAACATATTAGAACAGGAGTTTGAAGGAGTTTATGCTTTAAAAGTGATCGATGTCCTCAAAAACCCACAGTTAGCAGAAGAAGATAAAATATTAGCCACACCAACATTATCGAAGATTTTGCCGCCTCCCGTTCGCAAAATTATTGGTGATCTTTCGGATAGGGAAAGAGTTTTAATAGGCTTAGACTTACTTTATGAAGAATTGAGTGAAGAAGACTGGGAACAGTAA
- a CDS encoding KaiA family protein has translation MILPILLIWLPDVKKYLYNPETVNKQQGFIGQLRNFIDEIFYQLFTLPLTVSTPTKIQYLHNKRQVSTYQLLKHYDQYVLVLACNEQKNQQCFQEMSPAEKQEILNDLKADYRKILLNYFITEKTLKTTIDKFINALFYANIPVPQIIEIHMELIDEFSKQLKLEGRSDETLLDYRLTLIDILANLCEVYRCSISKIN, from the coding sequence ATGATATTACCTATATTATTGATTTGGCTACCAGATGTTAAGAAATATTTATATAATCCTGAGACTGTGAATAAGCAACAAGGCTTTATTGGGCAGTTGAGGAATTTTATTGATGAGATTTTTTACCAATTATTTACTTTGCCCCTGACTGTTAGCACTCCGACAAAAATACAATATTTACACAACAAGAGACAGGTAAGCACCTATCAATTATTGAAGCATTATGATCAATATGTTCTTGTATTGGCGTGTAATGAACAAAAAAACCAGCAATGCTTTCAAGAAATGAGTCCAGCCGAAAAGCAGGAAATATTAAATGATCTCAAAGCAGATTACCGCAAAATTCTGCTCAATTACTTTATCACAGAGAAAACTCTAAAAACTACCATTGATAAATTTATCAACGCCTTATTTTATGCTAATATTCCTGTGCCACAAATTATAGAAATTCACATGGAACTTATTGACGAATTTTCCAAGCAGTTAAAGTTAGAAGGAAGGAGCGATGAAACGTTACTTGATTATAGATTGACATTGATAGATATACTGGCGAATTTGTGTGAAGTATATAGATGTTCGATTTCTAAAATAAACTGA
- a CDS encoding ATP-binding protein: MLMLQYPLYDFLATVPSCSETSTLAVVLEILEKEQCDRLVVVNRQQCPIGLLYSARLIPKLLAAASGETFLNLQQPISTLNPSLILPIQTIPASEPLDKLSLFLRYQQNQKNRNLDWALIDSDGKFLGLLDNTRLLSFFAKNKVTIASNVTGKTENNTRVETRSNKQKQHQPLKNNPLVQLLERLPWPLMLQTSTGEVLTQNPAWWQQLGVLKDPEGIRLQVETILSPVSREDAEYINQQTLKVNPDIRRGETEDPPTSMKRTPGGNNLPPTSQVPRSTSVLAMMQEAQGRANAASSHCYLDAQQGTCTCVVEVQNGQERIWQFAKIPLDSPELKVWSGDSEVILSTENSEQLTDDLWLVLATDVTEQQQLFKELAAKNADLIQLNRLKDEFLACISHELKTPLTAVLGLSRLLVDQQLGELNERQARYAGLIHKSGRHLMSVVNDILDLTRMETGQMELTPSPVQIREVCDRALSEAKTLNSQPSKATLSSSNHQFSLTIEPGLEQMVADELRLRQMLVHLLSNAFKFTETSGEIGLRVNRWEGWIAFTVWDTGIGIPEHQQHLIFQKFQQLENPLTRQFEGTGLGLVLTRALARLHGGDVSFLSREGKGSQFTLLLPPCPPKTSFAESEGGNSESHQPISSQRLILVVEAVARYIEDLTQHLKGLGYRVVIARSGTEALEKARRLQPKTIFLNPLLPLLSGWDVLTLLKSDSATRHIPVIVTATGAEKEHAYANRADDFLSLPVEHQALVPILERLCAAPEVEQIGLENNDIALTKTPLRILRLVNPELESVNPQPSLREHRVIEVDDLDQAELLARVWQFDVILLDVDNSIAHHYLQQLTKYQRLANLPLVTCDVATTLAASQIPGLGVFPCLTPLGRENASSKGKPDPLLSVLQIASGIGCPPNILVVDVTMLLDLPQGKRQQTKGYRLEKKSSLRDATQTLKIDYGRGNSSPNPERGSEWFQALIQYLQTAGFKAAMGNCWAEVLQQIRHQSVDLLLICLGESANQKEVQKALKDLSDLSLNLPPILVLGKSLNQVDTESGKTKKNEYQSKENVVSELADLTEGIATQILPRSISMEDLLIQINQALGKG, encoded by the coding sequence ATGTTAATGCTACAGTACCCGCTTTATGACTTTCTAGCAACCGTACCCAGCTGCTCAGAAACAAGTACTCTGGCAGTGGTGCTGGAGATTTTGGAGAAAGAGCAGTGCGATCGCTTGGTAGTGGTAAATCGACAACAATGTCCCATCGGATTGTTGTATTCTGCACGGTTGATACCGAAATTATTAGCAGCTGCCAGTGGTGAAACGTTTTTAAATCTGCAACAGCCAATCTCAACATTGAATCCGAGTCTGATTTTGCCCATACAGACAATACCAGCTTCTGAGCCACTGGATAAATTAAGTTTGTTTTTACGTTACCAACAAAACCAAAAAAATAGAAATTTAGATTGGGCGTTGATTGACTCAGATGGTAAATTTTTGGGTCTGCTTGATAACACACGCCTATTAAGCTTTTTCGCTAAGAATAAAGTCACAATTGCCTCTAACGTTACAGGCAAAACGGAGAATAATACTAGGGTAGAAACTCGCTCCAACAAGCAAAAACAACATCAGCCACTCAAAAACAACCCTTTAGTGCAGTTGCTGGAAAGACTGCCTTGGCCTTTAATGTTGCAAACAAGTACGGGCGAAGTACTAACACAAAATCCAGCTTGGTGGCAACAATTGGGAGTGTTGAAAGATCCAGAAGGAATCAGGCTACAGGTAGAAACTATCCTGTCTCCTGTCAGCCGTGAAGATGCAGAATACATCAATCAACAAACACTAAAGGTTAATCCTGATATTCGCAGGGGTGAAACCGAAGATCCCCCTACGTCGATGAAACGGACTCCGGGAGGGAATAACTTGCCCCCAACCAGTCAAGTACCTCGCTCAACATCAGTTTTAGCAATGATGCAGGAAGCACAGGGAAGAGCAAATGCGGCATCCAGTCACTGCTATTTGGATGCTCAACAGGGAACTTGTACTTGTGTTGTCGAAGTACAGAATGGTCAAGAGCGAATTTGGCAGTTTGCTAAAATCCCCTTGGATAGTCCCGAGTTGAAAGTCTGGAGTGGAGATTCAGAAGTTATTCTCTCAACTGAGAACTCAGAACAATTAACGGATGACCTGTGGTTAGTTTTAGCCACTGATGTCACCGAACAGCAACAACTTTTCAAAGAACTGGCAGCTAAAAACGCCGATTTAATTCAACTCAATCGGTTAAAAGATGAGTTTTTAGCTTGTATTAGCCATGAACTGAAAACCCCCTTGACAGCAGTTTTAGGCTTGTCAAGATTACTTGTAGATCAACAATTAGGAGAACTCAACGAGCGACAAGCGCGTTATGCGGGTTTGATTCATAAAAGTGGCCGCCATTTGATGAGTGTGGTAAATGATATTTTAGATTTGACTCGGATGGAAACTGGACAGATGGAACTCACTCCATCCCCAGTACAAATTCGGGAAGTGTGCGATCGCGCTTTATCAGAAGCAAAAACACTCAACAGTCAACCCAGCAAAGCCACCCTGTCGTCATCTAATCACCAATTCAGCCTCACCATTGAACCAGGCTTAGAGCAGATGGTCGCAGATGAATTACGCTTGCGCCAAATGCTGGTACACTTACTTTCCAACGCTTTTAAGTTCACTGAAACTTCTGGGGAAATTGGACTGCGGGTAAATCGCTGGGAAGGGTGGATCGCTTTTACAGTCTGGGATACAGGTATTGGTATTCCCGAACATCAACAACATTTAATATTTCAAAAATTCCAACAGTTAGAAAATCCCCTGACTCGCCAATTTGAAGGCACTGGTTTGGGGCTGGTATTAACAAGAGCTTTAGCTCGATTGCATGGTGGAGATGTCAGCTTTTTGTCTCGTGAAGGCAAAGGTAGCCAGTTTACACTGCTATTACCACCTTGTCCCCCGAAAACCAGCTTTGCTGAATCAGAAGGGGGAAATTCAGAATCACATCAACCTATTTCTTCTCAACGTTTAATATTAGTAGTTGAGGCAGTAGCTCGATATATTGAAGACCTCACCCAACATCTTAAAGGTTTAGGTTATCGGGTGGTAATTGCCCGTTCGGGGACAGAAGCACTAGAAAAAGCTCGTCGCTTGCAACCAAAAACTATATTTTTGAATCCGTTGCTACCCCTACTCTCAGGTTGGGATGTGCTGACTTTACTAAAATCTGATAGTGCAACTCGCCATATTCCTGTCATTGTTACAGCTACGGGCGCAGAAAAGGAACACGCTTATGCTAACAGGGCTGATGATTTCTTGAGCTTACCAGTCGAGCATCAAGCTTTAGTACCTATCCTAGAAAGATTATGTGCTGCACCAGAAGTTGAGCAGATAGGTTTAGAAAATAACGATATCGCACTAACGAAAACTCCGCTGCGGATTCTGCGGTTGGTGAATCCAGAATTAGAGTCTGTTAATCCCCAACCTTCCCTGCGGGAACATCGAGTCATTGAAGTAGATGATTTGGATCAAGCAGAACTTTTAGCACGGGTGTGGCAGTTCGATGTAATTTTGCTGGATGTTGACAATTCTATAGCCCATCATTATCTGCAACAGTTGACTAAGTACCAAAGGTTAGCGAATTTACCTTTGGTAACTTGTGATGTAGCCACTACCTTGGCAGCTTCCCAAATACCAGGATTAGGTGTATTCCCTTGCTTAACTCCTTTAGGCAGGGAAAACGCCAGCAGCAAAGGAAAACCAGATCCTTTATTATCAGTGTTACAAATTGCTTCTGGTATTGGCTGTCCTCCTAATATTTTAGTGGTAGATGTGACTATGTTGCTTGATTTGCCACAGGGAAAACGCCAGCAAACTAAGGGTTATCGGTTAGAAAAAAAATCTTCTCTACGAGACGCTACCCAAACACTTAAAATTGACTATGGACGGGGTAATTCATCCCCAAATCCTGAACGTGGTTCCGAGTGGTTTCAAGCTTTAATTCAGTATTTACAAACTGCCGGTTTTAAAGCAGCTATGGGTAACTGTTGGGCGGAAGTGTTGCAACAAATTCGCCATCAAAGTGTTGATTTACTACTAATTTGTTTAGGAGAATCTGCCAATCAGAAAGAAGTACAAAAAGCGTTAAAAGATTTGTCAGATTTATCGTTGAATTTACCGCCAATTTTGGTACTTGGCAAAAGTTTAAATCAGGTAGATACAGAAAGTGGGAAAACGAAAAAGAATGAATATCAATCGAAAGAAAATGTCGTTAGTGAATTAGCGGATCTAACCGAAGGTATCGCTACCCAGATATTACCTCGTTCTATTTCCATGGAAGACTTATTAATTCAGATTAATCAAGCTTTAGGAAAGGGATGA
- a CDS encoding ArnT family glycosyltransferase, with amino-acid sequence MRLKLSVTRPVDQWLNKIEQRPALAVTISIVWLLLINWIAFGWNLGNVGLVDETEPLFAEASRQMLVTGDWITPFFNGETRFDKPALIYWCQAIAYSIMGVNEWAARIPSALAATGVTALAFYTVQWHLGKKDELEQAANPSRRYLTAAVASALIAINPEMIVWGRIGVSDMLLTGCIASALLCFFLGYAQNSAPSPFPNKWYLACYVLIAGAILTKGPVGIVLPGLIMIAFALYLGKFWELWREMRPILGLFIVFLISAPWYALVTWRNGWNFINAFFGYHNIERFTEVVNGHSAPWYFYFLVVLLGFAPYSVFIPASIARLKFWQRWLRPPQASHLLNQERSQQLGLFACFWFLGVFGFFTIAVTKLPSYVLPLMPAAAILVALLWSDLFSNTQIDQAFRISAWVNVAFLSTIAVALFNLFKLVGTDPAAPELYQQIQNSGLTTVGGIIWLVAAIVIAALILSHRFRPIIAVNVVGFVAFLALVLMPALFLMDEQRQLPLRQLSAIAVQEKQPNEELVMVGFKKPTVTFYTQKTVKYLKFSQEALDYIHNQAAAKVQPPSLLLLAEQKKLLEMDLPPDDYKNISTQGAYHLIRIPFQRIKKEQKDKMKIS; translated from the coding sequence ATGAGGCTAAAATTGAGCGTTACTCGTCCTGTTGACCAATGGTTGAACAAAATAGAACAGCGTCCAGCCCTTGCTGTGACTATTTCCATAGTATGGTTGCTGTTGATTAACTGGATAGCGTTTGGCTGGAATTTGGGCAACGTTGGCTTGGTTGACGAAACTGAGCCACTGTTTGCTGAAGCTTCCCGGCAAATGCTAGTTACAGGTGATTGGATTACACCGTTTTTTAATGGTGAAACTCGTTTTGACAAACCAGCTTTAATTTACTGGTGTCAAGCGATCGCCTACTCCATTATGGGTGTAAATGAATGGGCAGCACGCATACCCTCAGCATTAGCAGCAACTGGTGTCACCGCTTTAGCATTCTACACTGTACAGTGGCATCTGGGCAAAAAAGATGAATTAGAACAAGCTGCAAATCCTAGTCGTCGTTACTTAACAGCGGCTGTTGCATCAGCTTTAATCGCAATCAACCCGGAAATGATTGTTTGGGGCAGAATCGGTGTTTCTGATATGTTACTCACCGGTTGTATAGCCTCTGCTTTGCTCTGCTTCTTTTTGGGATACGCTCAAAATTCTGCCCCTTCCCCCTTCCCCAATAAATGGTACTTGGCCTGTTATGTGCTGATTGCTGGGGCAATTTTAACCAAAGGACCAGTAGGAATTGTTTTACCAGGACTGATTATGATTGCCTTTGCCTTATACCTGGGCAAATTCTGGGAACTGTGGCGAGAAATGCGCCCAATTTTGGGACTATTCATAGTATTCCTGATATCTGCTCCCTGGTATGCTTTGGTGACTTGGCGCAATGGCTGGAATTTTATTAACGCCTTTTTTGGTTATCACAACATAGAACGGTTTACAGAGGTTGTTAATGGTCACTCAGCCCCTTGGTATTTTTACTTTTTAGTAGTGTTGTTGGGTTTTGCACCATATTCAGTTTTTATACCTGCTTCCATAGCGAGATTAAAATTTTGGCAGCGTTGGCTCCGTCCACCGCAGGCATCGCATTTACTCAACCAGGAACGTTCTCAACAACTGGGTCTATTTGCCTGTTTCTGGTTTCTTGGTGTCTTCGGCTTTTTCACCATCGCTGTCACCAAACTTCCCAGTTATGTATTACCTTTAATGCCAGCAGCAGCTATTCTGGTGGCTTTACTCTGGAGTGACCTGTTCTCAAACACACAAATTGATCAAGCTTTCCGCATCAGTGCTTGGGTGAATGTGGCCTTTTTATCAACCATAGCAGTAGCCTTATTTAACCTCTTCAAGCTAGTAGGCACAGACCCCGCTGCACCTGAATTGTACCAACAAATTCAAAACTCAGGTTTAACAACTGTGGGGGGTATAATTTGGCTTGTTGCTGCTATTGTTATCGCTGCTTTAATCTTGAGTCATCGTTTTCGTCCTATCATTGCCGTTAATGTTGTGGGATTTGTGGCATTTTTGGCTCTGGTTTTAATGCCTGCTTTGTTTTTGATGGATGAACAGCGTCAGCTACCTTTAAGACAATTATCTGCGATCGCAGTTCAAGAAAAACAACCTAATGAAGAATTAGTCATGGTCGGTTTCAAAAAGCCGACAGTAACTTTCTACACTCAAAAAACTGTCAAATATCTGAAGTTTTCCCAAGAAGCTCTAGATTATATTCACAACCAAGCAGCGGCCAAAGTCCAACCACCATCACTACTACTTTTAGCCGAGCAGAAAAAGCTGCTCGAAATGGACTTACCACCAGATGATTACAAGAACATTTCCACCCAAGGCGCTTATCATCTCATTCGCATTCCCTTCCAACGAATTAAAAAAGAACAAAAAGACAAAATGAAAATTTCATAA